One part of the Aurantibacillus circumpalustris genome encodes these proteins:
- a CDS encoding alanine dehydrogenase — MTKDVLYSLTKGGFAPQEEMLEVARKKGKLYIGIPKEIAFQENRVPLVPDAVALLVNNGHRVVIEAGAGKAASFEDTDYSEAGAEIVHSPNDVYKADTILKIAPPTLEEIEMMQPKQTLYSALQLPVQPQDFLKKLISKKLNCIAFDLIIDDAGIFPVIRAMGEIAGGASITIAAELLSNVNNGVGSILGGISGISPTEVVIIGAGTVGEFAARAAIGLGATVKVFDNSTSRLRRLQGQLGSRIFTSVIIPKVLEKHLKTADVAIGALRATRGRTPCMVTENMVSEMKTGSVIIDVSIDQGGVFETSELTNHTHPVFRKHGVIHYCVPNINSRVARTASYALSNIFSQIMLTMGDEGGFDGIVRKDAGLRNGVYIYNGILTNQYLGEAFHLPFKDINLLMAAM, encoded by the coding sequence ATGACAAAGGATGTGCTTTATTCGTTAACCAAGGGTGGTTTTGCGCCACAGGAGGAAATGTTGGAAGTTGCACGTAAAAAAGGAAAGTTGTACATAGGTATTCCAAAGGAAATTGCATTTCAGGAAAATCGTGTCCCCTTGGTTCCAGATGCGGTTGCTTTATTAGTAAATAATGGTCACCGCGTTGTTATAGAAGCTGGAGCGGGCAAAGCCGCCAGTTTTGAAGATACCGATTATAGTGAAGCAGGAGCTGAAATAGTGCACTCTCCTAATGATGTATACAAAGCCGATACCATTTTAAAAATTGCGCCACCCACATTAGAGGAAATTGAAATGATGCAGCCGAAGCAAACATTGTATAGTGCGCTTCAGTTGCCAGTTCAGCCCCAGGATTTTCTTAAGAAATTAATCTCAAAAAAATTAAACTGCATCGCATTTGATCTTATCATTGATGATGCTGGAATATTCCCTGTAATTCGTGCAATGGGCGAGATTGCTGGTGGAGCAAGTATAACCATTGCTGCAGAGTTATTGAGTAATGTAAATAATGGAGTCGGCTCAATACTTGGAGGTATTAGTGGAATTTCTCCAACAGAAGTAGTTATTATTGGCGCTGGAACCGTTGGTGAGTTTGCAGCACGCGCTGCAATTGGATTAGGAGCTACTGTTAAAGTATTCGATAATTCAACTTCGCGTTTGAGGAGATTACAAGGACAATTAGGAAGCCGCATTTTTACTTCTGTCATTATACCTAAAGTGCTAGAAAAGCATTTAAAAACTGCTGATGTAGCAATTGGCGCACTTCGTGCTACACGCGGTCGCACACCTTGTATGGTAACCGAAAACATGGTGAGCGAAATGAAAACAGGTTCGGTAATTATTGACGTGAGTATTGATCAGGGAGGGGTTTTTGAAACATCAGAATTAACAAATCACACACATCCCGTATTTAGAAAACACGGCGTAATACATTATTGCGTGCCAAATATTAATAGTCGCGTTGCAAGAACTGCTTCGTACGCATTAAGTAATATTTTTTCACAGATTATGCTCACCATGGGTGATGAGGGCGGCTTCGACGGTATTGTTAGAAAAGATGCCGGACTTAGAAATGGGGTTTATATCTATAATGGAATTCTAACGAATCAGTATTTGGGTGAAGCCTTTCATTTGCCATTTAAAGATATTAATCTGTTAATGGCTGCAATGTAG
- a CDS encoding 3-hydroxybutyryl-CoA dehydrogenase — protein sequence MKNITVIGSGTMGNGIAHAFAQCGYNVNLVDINEAALQKAIATITKNLDRQIQKAVITEEAKTATLKNISIQTDLAKAAANADLVVEAASENIDIKFKIFKQLDEVCPPHTILASNTSSISITQIAAVTKRADKVIGMHFMNPVPIMKLVEVIRGYSTSDAVCDLIMETSKKLHKIPVEVNDFPGFVANKILMPMINEAVITLNEGVAGVEEIDTVMKLGMAHPMGPLQLADFIGLDVCLNILRVLQDGFGNPKYAPCPLLINMVTAGHLGVKSGKGFYDYSSGGKELILADRFKKKINATV from the coding sequence ATGAAGAACATTACTGTGATAGGGAGCGGAACTATGGGAAACGGTATAGCACATGCGTTTGCGCAATGTGGATATAATGTTAATCTTGTTGATATAAATGAAGCTGCACTTCAAAAAGCAATAGCAACCATTACTAAAAACTTAGATAGGCAGATTCAAAAAGCAGTTATAACAGAAGAAGCTAAAACAGCTACCTTAAAAAACATTTCGATTCAAACAGATTTAGCAAAAGCTGCAGCTAACGCTGATCTTGTTGTTGAAGCTGCCAGTGAAAATATTGATATTAAATTTAAGATCTTTAAGCAACTCGACGAAGTTTGTCCTCCGCATACAATTCTTGCGAGCAACACCTCGTCTATTTCAATTACACAAATTGCAGCTGTCACAAAACGCGCTGATAAAGTAATTGGTATGCACTTTATGAATCCTGTACCAATTATGAAGCTCGTTGAAGTTATTCGTGGATACAGTACTTCTGACGCGGTATGTGATTTAATTATGGAAACGTCTAAAAAACTGCATAAGATTCCCGTTGAAGTAAATGACTTTCCAGGCTTTGTAGCAAATAAGATCTTAATGCCAATGATCAATGAAGCTGTTATTACACTCAATGAAGGGGTAGCAGGTGTTGAAGAAATTGACACGGTTATGAAATTAGGTATGGCACATCCAATGGGTCCATTGCAACTAGCCGATTTTATTGGTTTGGATGTTTGTCTCAATATTTTACGTGTTTTACAAGATGGTTTTGGTAACCCAAAATATGCACCATGTCCACTATTAATAAATATGGTTACAGCTGGCCATCTGGGCGTGAAATCTGGAAAAGGATTTTATGATTATAGTAGTGGTGGTAAAGAATTAATATTAGCCGATCGCTTTAAAAAGAAAATAAACGCAACCGTATAA
- the fabD gene encoding ACP S-malonyltransferase: MKAYVFPGQGSQFPGMGKDLYDNNNHAKQLFESANDILGFKITDTLFSGSEEELKQTKITQPAVFLHSVVLASTISDFKPDMVAGHSLGEFSALVANKTLSFEDGLKLVYKRALAMQKACEINPSTMAAILNLDDKIVETICAEITAAGNIVVAANYNCPGQLVISGSIEGINVACEKLKAAGARRALVLPVGGAFHSPLMEPARVELEAAINSTNFSQPICPVYQNVTASAISDPITIQKNLVAQLTAPVRWTQSVQQMSADGATHFIEVGPGKVLQGLVKKINATAEAMSA, from the coding sequence ATGAAAGCCTACGTATTTCCAGGCCAGGGTTCACAATTTCCAGGCATGGGGAAAGATTTGTATGATAACAATAACCATGCTAAGCAATTGTTTGAATCTGCAAACGATATTTTAGGATTTAAAATAACCGATACTCTTTTTTCCGGAAGTGAAGAGGAATTGAAACAAACAAAAATTACCCAACCAGCTGTTTTTTTGCACTCAGTGGTGCTTGCTTCCACAATTTCTGATTTTAAACCAGACATGGTTGCTGGTCATTCTTTGGGGGAATTCTCTGCACTGGTTGCAAATAAAACATTGAGTTTTGAAGATGGACTTAAGTTAGTTTATAAGCGCGCCTTAGCTATGCAAAAGGCTTGCGAGATAAATCCAAGTACTATGGCTGCTATCTTAAATCTCGATGATAAAATTGTAGAAACTATTTGTGCAGAAATTACAGCTGCTGGGAATATAGTGGTGGCAGCCAATTATAACTGTCCCGGACAACTTGTTATATCAGGAAGTATTGAAGGGATTAACGTTGCCTGTGAAAAATTAAAAGCGGCAGGGGCAAGAAGAGCTTTGGTTTTACCTGTCGGTGGAGCTTTTCATTCACCATTAATGGAACCTGCTCGTGTTGAGCTGGAAGCAGCAATTAATAGTACAAATTTCAGTCAACCTATTTGCCCGGTTTATCAGAATGTAACTGCTAGCGCAATTTCAGACCCTATTACAATTCAGAAAAATTTAGTCGCGCAACTTACAGCACCTGTTAGATGGACTCAAAGTGTACAGCAAATGTCAGCAGATGGAGCTACACATTTTATTGAGGTTGGACCTGGTAAAGTTTTACAAGGTTTAGTTAAGAAAATAAATGCAACGGCAGAGGCCATGAGCGCATAA